CCCTTCACCCTTCACCTTACACCCTACCGCGACAAGAATGTCGCGGCCACGTATGGAGCAAATCATGATTGAACGTGTATTAACCGGCGCGTTGTTAGCGCAACCGGAAAATGAAACGAAACAAATGGTATCGGAAAGCGATATTGAATTAATTCACGCCCTGAAGAATCCGCCGCTGATGCCGCTCGACGAAACCACCATCCATGTCCGAAGATGTCGGCTTGCCGGTGACGCCATCGATGCGAAAGGGGGAAAATTCCGCACCGAGGATCTCTCACGATTGCTCGAATTGGTACAAGGTGCACCGACGCTTATCGGACACAACCGCAATCATATTGCCGTCGCGCGATTCTTCGGCGGCGAGATCGAACAACACGACGAGCATTCTTATATCGTCCCGAAATTGTATTGGCTCAAGGGTCATAGCCGGGCGGAAGATTTACGACTCGAAATCGATGGCGGGTTGGTCAATGAAGCGTCGATTGCTTTCCTATTCCGGACACCAACCTGCGCAATTTGCGGTAACGACATCCGCGAATGTCCGCATCGGATTGGCGAATTGTATGACGGAAAACAGTGCCATTATTTCTACGATGGCATCGAAGCGGTTACCGAAGGATCGCTGGTCTATCGTGGTGCGGAACCGGGCACTGCGCTGTTGCCGAATCAACTATCTTCCGTAACGGTCGATGCGATTCATCCGTATGAGAAGAGCCCGTTGGATATGCCGCGCATCCGATTACAAGGGAAATTGTGGCGGTTGGTGGAAGTGTAGGGGCTTGATTACAAACACGAATAAAAGATTCATTTGAGTTTGTGAACCAACGCTGGTAATGCGTTGGGTTTATCAAGCCCGGTGCATCAGCTTCAGATGCAAAACAGATTGCGGATGTCCATCCGCCCGGGTCGAATAAATTCGACCCCTACTTTGGTGGTTACAGGTCTCCAGACCTGTAGCAGTGGAAAATTACACCGTAGTTCACAGGATTGGAATCCTGTATCCACCCCTAACAATCCCCCTTCACCCTTCACCCTACACCTTTCACCCTTCACCTTTTCTACAAACTATCGTGCTTGATCGTCGAGTGCCGTTACCCGATAATAGTATTGGTTTTGGGTAACGTTCTCATCATAGTGCACATAGGTCGTCCCGGTCGTGGTACCAATCCGGTAGGTATCGCCGGAAGGTACAAAATATGGATTCGTCGAACGATGAATATGATACCAGCGAATTGGACCGGAGGTAGGTGTCGAGGGCGACCATTGCAAAATGGCGCGATGATTGGGAGCATCGTATGTGATTAACAGGAATTGCGGCTCGCCTGGTGGTTCCTGCACATTCACTTGATATAAATAGGGCAGCGACCACTGTCCATTCGCATCTCGCATCCGCACAGTCAAATTGTGCATCCCGGCTGTCAAACCAGTCAAATTTGCGATAAACGTAACATCGATGGTTTGCGATTGCGTTACCGTAATTGGTGTACCATTTCCGAATCCGGGATCGCTATCGAGATAATATTCACCGCCGGTAATGTTTGGTAAGGTTATACTGATAGTCTCAACTAAAATCGATTTTACATGTGGCAACGACCACTTCCCGGCGCTGTCGCGGGTGCGAGTATGCAGGGAATGAAAGCCGTTAGATAAGCCGCTTAGCGTTACAGTAAATATTGTATTGATCGTTTGTCCCGGTGTAATGGGAATAGCAGTACCCGCGCCATAACCGGGATCTGTATCGATAAAATACTCGGCACCGGAAATGTTCGGGTTTGTTGCCGGTAGGGTTTCAACTAAAATCGGTTTCACAATCGGTAGCGACCACTTTCCATTGCCATCGCACATCCGAACAAATAATGAATGAAAGCCGCTTTGTACACCCGTCAAACTTGCAACGAAAGTTGTCTGAATCGTTTGTCCTGCTGTAATGGGAATTGCTGTTCCCGCGCCAAAGCCGGGGTCACTGTCGAGAAAATATTCAGCAGCGGTAACATTCGCGAATCCGGCGGGTATGTTTTCGACCAGAATCGGTTTGACGATTGGCAGCGACCATACGCCGTTATTATCTCGGATCCGGGTAAACAACGAATGAAAACCAACCGAAATGCCGGATAGATTTACCGTGAATGCCGTGTCACAGAAGCTGCCACCGACTTGGATGGGAATCGGGGTTGCCATTCCGTAACCGGGATCGCTATCGATATAGTACTCAGCGCCGGATAGTGTCTGTGCTTTCGTTGTTAGAGCCAGTAGCAGAACAATTCCGAATACAGTAAGTAACATCAATGCAACGTCGATCAGACAGTGATAGTTTTTGGGATAATGCCAATGCTGGCGATGGAAAATCATATTCTACTCCGCCGCTAATTCCGGGAACGGGCTTGAATTCTGGTTTGTAAGCCATTCAGCGTCGATCCGGTGGCAGGGGCGTCGAAGAGGGTAATCGTTGGAATCGGCGGAATGCCGGACAATATATATGGCGCATCGCCGCCATACATACCGCAGTTACCACCAAATCTGCCGGCACTGATGGCAGGCGAACCAGTTGCCAATTGCCATTGGGCATCGCTGCTACCGGTACCGACAAAGACCGTAGACATATTCACATTGGCTTGATTGCCATTCGTGGTACCAAATTGCGAACCGTCGCAAAGGTTGTAGTAAGCAGTTCCCGTGAAGACAACATTAGTGGCATTGCGGAGGATGTTATCGGTAAAGGTTACATTCGTCAAACTGATGTTGCCATAGATGATACAATTCCGTACATCGATTGGACCTGCTTCCGATAAGCTGTGAAGTGCTTGGGCGTTGTAAGCGGCTGCGTAAATGTAGCAATTCCGAATCGTTACATCGTGGGAGCTCTGGAGACTAATAACATTCGACATATACGTGTTTGGATTGGAGATGTAGCACTGTTCGATTAAGATGTTCGATGCAGTAGCATACACGTTATAGCCATCAGCGCCAAAGAAATTGCAACGCCGGATTACGATATCGTTCACGCTAATCATGATGTAGTTTGCAACGGAAATCCCACAAAAAATCGATCCACTGGATCCAGCCGCGAACTGCCCGTTGGAAATGGTCGCTGAAGGCAGTCGGGCTTGCGATCCGGTGTTTTGGTCGAGAAAGTATCCCGGACCCATCCACACCAACCGTTTGTTTGAATTGAAGTACCCATACGATGTGGTCGAACCGACAACATAGATCGTATCGCCAATACTGGCGGCATCGTGAGCGGCTTGGACGGTTTGGTAGGCAGTGGGATTGGCGGCGCTGTTGTCAACAATGCGAATGGTTGCAAATGTTGGGAAAGCGATTAGTAGTACGAGGATGAGGATGCCCAGTAATTTCATGTTTGCTCCTAACGACGAAATCTTTTGCGAAATTGCGCCGATGTCTTAGCGCGGATTGACAGACGAGCGGTGTATCAAAGCGACAAAATCTTCCGTAACGGGAAAATTAACATCCGTTTTTCCTTGAAACAAGGATACAACCCCTGCAAAAACAAATTCTCCAAGAGTTGTGTGTATATGTTGGTGTATGATGTTGCTGTTTTTAGAGTGCGGGCGAACACAAATTATGTCACAACGAGAAGAAGTAAGAGAAATCGAATTGTTTATACATTGCGTGTTAGTGATTGGCAATGGGAATATTTCGCGTTATACTATTCTATCTGTATTGAAAAGATTGGATACGAAGATGATGCATTTACCGGATTTGATGCCGAAAGGCGCCTACACGAAAAAATGGGGTATGATTTTTTTGGTTCCTGCGCTCCTGTTTGTCGTGATTTGGATTTTCTATGCGCTATTTATCAGTAGCGAGAATTACGCCGGATACGTGAAGAAAGGGAAATCGAATGCGAATAACGGCGAACACCTCTATGCGTTACAAGCCTACCAAAAAGCGTTGGAGTATAATCCCGATGGCGTCGAGGCGATGACTGGATTGGGCTGGACCTATGTCCGGCTGCAGGCGTATTCGACCGCCGAATCGTTGCTTACTGTCGCTGTCTTCAAGCATCCGTTCGATCTTGATCCATACATGGCATTCAGTGAAAGTAAACGCTTGCAGGGGGATTTTGCCAGTGCGATCGAAATGTTGAAGAAAGCCTGTGATGCGATTCCTGACAGCGCCCATCCGTATGTCGAATTAGGGAAGATGTACATTGCAACCGGGCAAAGCACGATGGCCGTCGGTGTATTGGAAAAAGCGCTTACCTTATCGCCCAACGACCCCGAAGCGTTAAGCAAATTGAGCGTCGCGAAACGCGCCAGCGAACGGGAAGAAACGATGGCAAAACAATCCGAGCAAAAATTCTATAACTACCAAACGGAATCGATTAGTAGCGGCATTGCCGATGATGTTGACATCGAACCAATCATCATCGATGATGGGGAGTAGGTGTAAGGTGTTAGGTGTAAGGTGTAAGGTGTAGGGTGTAAGGTGTAAGGTGTAGGGTGTAGGGTGTAAGGTGTAGGGTGTAAGGTGTAAGGTGTAGGGTGTAAGGTGTAAGGTGTAGGGTGAAGGGTGAAGGGTGAAGGGTGTAGGGGGTGGATACGGGCTTCCAAGTCCGTCAACTTCTACTGTTTTTTTCTGAAACGGGCTTGAAAGCCCATAACCACTCTGATGAGCACATGTCGGTCGTACTTCTCAAACCAGTTCACGCCCAACAGGATCGGTTAAAAGGCAACAACTTTTCCCGACCGTTTTATCATTAGAAATGACAACAACAAAAACATCAAAGACAATAATATGAGCATCGAAATTTTGAAGAAGTCGGTGTGTACAACGCCAAATGATTCTTTTATCGCGAAGTAGGAAGTATTGCTCGCAGAATGGAATATCATCATCACGAGAAGACTACCTTTTGTGTTGTTATAGATAACTGTTATCAGCATCGTGATTGGAATCGATATAAGCAATCGCTCTACAACTCTCGGATAGTAACCGTATATCAGCTCACCTTCGTACACGTTGCCAATCGTCAAAAAAGCATCTGGTGTAAAATGCCATAGGGTTACAATAACAGCGAGTATGAGCGATGCTGGGAAGGGAGCGAAGTTTTGCTGCAATTTCGGTAACAGCCATCCTCGCCAACCAATCTCTTCTGATATTCCCCAACGCACAAGACCTACAACGAAAACGACCAATGCAGCGAACAGGCCGGAGAAAAATCCACCGGTGCTCCATCCGGGAAGCGTGTCGGTTGTTATCCAAAAAGCAAATGAAATTCCCAGAAATAGAAGCGGCTCAAACAGCAATGACAGTATAATCCAACCTTTACCAATGTGCCAATTCGATAGACTTCGAAGCAACCGTGGAAATCCGTCACGTTCGTTTGTAATCAGTAACAGTACAATAGCCGCGAGCGCAGGACTAAACTGAACAAAAGGGAGGTAATGCAGCTCCGGTCTTCCCAACGAATTATTCAAAAATGTGTAAAGGAAAAAGGTTCCCCAAGACAAGGAAAAAGTCACAGCGCAAAAAGATATTACCGGAAACTGCTGACAGCGTTGCTGAAGAAATTGCCTGAGGTTCATTTCAGATACCTGCTCTAAGTTTCTTACAAGTATTGTCTACCAATTCAACTTAGTTGGTACATCTCGTGAATGCAAGCAATTGAGGTTCCCTTAGAATTACGATTTATATGAGCTATGCAGTACGCCCATTATTGAGATTCGATTCATCGAATCCGAAAATACGGGCTTGGAAGCCCGCAACCACCCCTTGCTCCTGTAACCGCCCACTATCTACCAAAAATTTTCATTTTGGGGAAAACG
The genomic region above belongs to bacterium and contains:
- a CDS encoding CPBP family intramembrane metalloprotease — encoded protein: MNLRQFLQQRCQQFPVISFCAVTFSLSWGTFFLYTFLNNSLGRPELHYLPFVQFSPALAAIVLLLITNERDGFPRLLRSLSNWHIGKGWIILSLLFEPLLFLGISFAFWITTDTLPGWSTGGFFSGLFAALVVFVVGLVRWGISEEIGWRGWLLPKLQQNFAPFPASLILAVIVTLWHFTPDAFLTIGNVYEGELIYGYYPRVVERLLISIPITMLITVIYNNTKGSLLVMMIFHSASNTSYFAIKESFGVVHTDFFKISMLILLSLMFLLLSFLMIKRSGKVVAF
- a CDS encoding tetratricopeptide repeat protein, translating into MMHLPDLMPKGAYTKKWGMIFLVPALLFVVIWIFYALFISSENYAGYVKKGKSNANNGEHLYALQAYQKALEYNPDGVEAMTGLGWTYVRLQAYSTAESLLTVAVFKHPFDLDPYMAFSESKRLQGDFASAIEMLKKACDAIPDSAHPYVELGKMYIATGQSTMAVGVLEKALTLSPNDPEALSKLSVAKRASEREETMAKQSEQKFYNYQTESISSGIADDVDIEPIIIDDGE